The DNA sequence GGCCCAATTAAACTACTGCATGAAACCTCTTCTTTCGCGCGTTGAAGCGCAACAGCTGGACCGCGCCGCGGCCATGTTAAAAGTTCTCTCTCACCCCAAGCGTCTGGCCATCGTCGACCTGCTCGGCAAAGGCAAAGGCAAAGATAACCAACTGTCCGTCACCGATATCTATCAAGCATTAGACCTGCCGCAGGCCATTGCCTCCCAGCACCTCATCACCCTCAAAGACCGGGGCGTGTTGAAGTCGACTAAAGTGGGCACCAAGATTTACTATTCGCTGGCCGTGCCCCAACTGCTGAAGGTTATCGATACGCTGGAAGATTATTCAAGCAAGGTTTAGCGCTACCCCACTAGCCTTCCACGCAAAAAGGCCACCCTTCGGGGCGGCCTTTTTGCGTTTTTTTAAGTTATTTTTTGGACGGCCAGCTAGGCGACTGGCTGCCGTTCGAGGTCGAAGAGGTTGCTGAGCAGCTCCATCAGCTGGCCGGCCTCGGCTTCGTCGCGCTGGCAGGCTGCCTTGAGGTGCAGCACCTGCTGCTTGAGTACTTTTTGCATCAGCGAGCGGGTCACCTCGTCAAGCAGCTTGCTTTCGGCGGGGGTGGCCTTCTTCTGGTAGCGGTCCAGCTCTTCGAGGCGCAGCTGCTCAAGGGTCGCTTTTACCTTTTGGATAATGGGCGAGACCAGCATCTCCTTGGCCCAGCTTTGCATACCGGCAATGCTCTCGGCAATAATGGCGCGCACCTGGGGCACGGCGGCCAGGCGCATTTCCAGGGCGGCGGAGGCCTTGCTCTGGATGGCGTCGACGTTGTAAACCAGTACGCCGGGCACCAGCTCCACGTCGGGGGCGATGCTGCGGGGCACACTCAGGTCGATGAAGAACTTGAAGCTCAGCACATCGAGGTGCTGCACCAGCTCAGGGGTGAAGAACGGCTCGCTGCGGTTGATGGACGAAATAATGACGTCGGCCTCACGCAGGGCCCCGGTAAGGTCTTCAAAGTTGACTACTCTGAGGCTGCCGCATTCTTCGGCCAGGGCGTCGGCCTTGCTGCGGGTGCGGTTGCAGAGCATGACGCTGGCAAACGCCTTGCTGCCGGCCAGGTGGCGGCACACGTCGGCCCCGATTTCGCCCAGGCCCACCACCAGCACGCGGGGGTTGGCCACGTCGGCGGTTAGCTCCTCGGCCAGCTCCACGGTGGCGTAGCTCATGGACGCGGCCCCGTCGCGGAAACGCGTTTCGGTTTGCACGCGCTTGTTGGTGAAGAAGATGGTGTGCAGCAGGCGGTGCAGGAAGGGCCCCGCGGCGTCGGCATCGGCCGACCACTGGTAGGCCATTTTCACTTGGTTGCTGATTTGCAGGTCGCCCACCACCTGGGCATCGAGGCCCATAGCCACATCAAACAAATGCTGCACGGCATCGTCGGCCACGGTCAGCAAGTCAAAGTAAGGCAAGAAGTTACCCACGTCGGGCCGCCCTTTGAGGGCCCCCAGTGCGAGAATAATTTCGCGGCTGCGGTCATCGTCGGCCGCGTAGTACACCTCGGTGCGGTTGCAGGTGCTGAGGACGAGCAGGTCGGATAGGCCCAACTCTTGGCGCAGCGCATTCAGGAAACGGCGACAAGCGGCTTCGTCCAAGGCCAGCAACTCGCGAATGGCGAGGGGGGCTTTTTTGAACGAAAGGCTAACGGCCTTAAACGGGTGGGACATAAGGAAGCCGGGAGGAAACCGGGCCACAAAATTACGGCTGGATTGACAAAGATTAAAACAGCTTAATCATGGATAGGGTTCGCGCTTGGCAAAGCATTTATTTACCAGCCGAACTGCCGGCCATTCTGGCTAAACGGCGGCTGTACATTTGCACTATGCCCGTACCTACCCCGCCGGCGGCCCTGCCCGTTTCCATCCCAGCCGCCGTGGCTACAGCTTCCAAAACCCCATTGGGGGCCCCGGCCGTGGCGCCCGCACCGCCACCCACGTCCGCCGCGGCCTGGGGCCTGCTGCTGCTGCTGGCCGCCATTTGGGGCACGTCGTTCATCCTGATGAAGAAGGGCCTAGTGGTGTTTTCGGCCCTGGAGCTGGGTGCCTGCCGCGTGAGCGTGGCGGCGCTGCTGCTACTGCCGTTTGCCCTGCGCCACGTGGGGCGCGTCGAGCGCAGCCGCTTCAAGTGGCTGGCGCTGAGCGGTGTGGTAGGCACGCTGCTGCCCGCGTTTCTGTTCGCCTACGCCGAAACGCGGCTGGCCTCGGGGCTGGCGGGTGTGCTCAACGCCCTCACGGCGGTGTTTGCACTGCTGGTGGGGGCCCTGCTGTTTGGGCAGCGCCTCACGGGGGCCCGCACGCTGGGCGTGGGCCTGGGCCTGCTGGGCACGGTGGTGCTCATGGGCCTGGGCGGTGCCGGCGCGGCCACTGCGCCCGCCGGGGCCAGCAACGCCTGGTATGGCCTCTATATTGTGGCAGCTACGGTGGGCTACGGCTTGAGCGTGAACGTGATAAAATATAAATTAAGCGGCCTCAAGCCCCTTGCCGTTACGGCGGTGCTACTGCTGCTCATTGGGGGCCCGGCGCTGGCTTACCTGCTGCTGGGCACTGGTTTCGTGCACAAGCTGACGGTGGCGCCGGGGGCCTGGACGGCGTTTGGCTACATAGCCCTGCTGGCCACCATGAGCACAGCGGTGGCCATGGTGCTGTTCAACAAGCTCATCCAGCAGTCCACGGCGCTGTTTGCCTCGTCCAGTACCTACCTCATCCCCATCGTGGCGCTGGGCCTGGGGGCCCTCGACGGCGAGGCCTTCAACCTATGGCACGCGGCGGGCATGGCCATCATTCTGGCCGGCGTGTTCATCATCCACCGGGCGCGGTGAATCGGTGAGTTGGTGAATAAAGATCCACTCACTCATTCACATAAGGCCACGCCTGGAACCGCTGGGGTAAGCCGGCGGCGCGGGCGTTGCCGGCCACGTAGGCCAAAATCCGCGTTAGTTCGGCCTCGTCCCCCACGGCGTACTCGTGCCAGCCGGCTTGCCAGAAATTGGCTTCGGGCGGCAGCTTGGGGCGCACGAGGCGGCGGCAGTTGGTGCCGGTACGCAGGTGCAGCAGGTCCAGGGCTTTGGGGAAGGAGAGGCCGCTCGCGGCGGGCAAATGCAGCACGAGGTGGGCGTGGTTGGGCAGGATGGCGAAGCCGTGCACCACGAAGCCGGTTTCCGCCAGCATCAGGGTTTCGCCGGCCAGCGCCTCGGCTATTTTCTCGTGGTCGAAATACGCCGGGCCGCTGGGGCCCCGGTCGAGCACGGCGTCGAACCGGGCGAAGAACTGCTTTTGGGCCCGGTGGTGGTCGGCGCCGGCCGGCTGGGGTTGGCGCAGCGTGGCGGCTAGCTCGCGCCCCGCAGCGGCCGGAATGGTGCCGTGCAGGCGGAAGGTGAGCAGGGCGGTTTCGCCGGGCGGCAGCATGGGCATTAGGAGGCCACCGGGGCCCCGGCCTGCCCCAGCCGCGAGTGCTTGTAGCCGTAGCCGAAGTACACCACCAGCCCAATCAGCAGCCAGATGAAAAACAGCACCCAGTTGCTGATGCCGAGTTGCGTCATCAGATACAGGTTGATGAGCAGGCCCAGGGTGGGCAGCAGCGAGAGGCTTTTCTGGAACGACACCACCGCCAGGCCCCCGCAAAACAGCAGGAACACGAGCATCGGGATTTGGTGGCGGAAGCCCTCGTAGCCCTCGCCGAAGCTGGCCAGGTGGGCGAAGGTGCGCACCTCGGCTTGGTTGTAGTGCCAGAGCAAGGCCCCACCGATTACTAAAATGGTTATCACTAGCCACTTGCCGTTGAGGTACGGCACCGTGAAGCGGGCCTCGGAGCGGCCGTAGGGGTCGATGATGAGGATGCCGCCGCAGACGAGCGCAAAGGCGAACAGGGTGCCGATGCTGGTGAGGTCCACCACCAGGTCCATGTTCAATATCAGGGCCGGCACGCCCACGAAAATGCCCGTGATGATGGTGGCGAACGAAGGCGTATGGAAGCGCGGGTGGATGTGGGTGAACACCTTGGGCAGCAGGCCGTCGCGGGCCATCGTGAGCCAGATGCGCGGCTGCCCCAGCTGGAACACCAGCAGCACCGAGGCCATCGCAAACACGGCGCTGACGGCTACCAGGCCCGAGAGGCGCGGCAGGCCCACTTTGGCAAACACGAAGGAAAGCGGGTCGCCCACCCCCAACTCCGTGTAGCTCACCATGCCGGTGAGCACCAGCGTGATAACCACGTAGAGCACCGTGCAGATGATGAGGGCGTACATCATGGCCCGGGGCAAGTCGCGCTGTGGGTTTTTGCACTCCTCGGCGGTGGTGGAAATGGCGTCGAAGCCGATGTAGGCGAAGAACACCGCCGACACGCCCTTGAGCACGCCGCCCACACCGTGGGGCGCAAACGGGTGCCAGTTGGCTGGCTTGATATAGAAGGCCCCCACGGCAATGACCACCGCCACCACAATCAACTTCAACACCACCAGCAGGTTGGAGGCGTACTTGCTTTCCTTGATGCCGATGTACACGAGGCAGGTGATGAGCACCGTGATGCCAAAAGCCGGCACGTCGGCCACCAGGTGCCAATCGCCAAACAGCACCGGTGCCGAGTTCCAGATTTTGTAGCCTTCGAGCTGGGCCGGCGTGGCCTGGGCCAGTGGCAGGTGGGCTTCCATGAGGGCCACCACGGCGGCGTAGCCCTGGTAGGCCCCCTGGGCCCCGGTACTGAGGTAGGCCGGGATGTGCCACCCAATGCCATCCATCAGGCTTGTAAAGTAGTCACTCCACGAAATGGCCACCACGATGTTGCCCACCGTGTACTCCATGATGAGGGCCCAGCCGATGATCCAGGCGGCCAGCTCGCCGAACGAAGCGTAGGCGTAGGTGTAGGCCGAGCCGCTGACCGGAATGGTGGCTGCGAACTGGGCGTAGCACAACGCCGAAAATGCGCAGGCCACGGCCGTGAACACGAACAGCATCGACACGGCGGGGCCCCCGTCGAGGCTGGCTTTGCCGATGGTGCTGAAGATACCGGCCCCGATGATGGCCGCGATGCCCAGCCCGGTGAGGTCGCGCACGGTGAGGTGGCGTTCGAGGCCACCGCCGGGCCCCTCGTGGTCGGCGGGCGGGTTTTGCAGGATGGCCGCGATGGTTTTGCGGCGGAAAAGAGAATTATCGGAACGCATGAACGGCGAGCGGGGCGGGTTTGAGGGGCAAAAGATAGGGCCCCTGGGCGGCTTATGGTTTGCCGGGGGCCCGCCGCCGCCTTAGCGCAGCAGGCTGCTCAGCACGCTGCCGCCCACGCTCAGCACGGCCGAACCGCTGCCGATGCGCACCGGCACGCCCACCGATACGGTGCCCATGCCGCCGCCGTAGCCGCTGTAACTGTTGCCGTAAGGCCCGTTGCGCTGGGCCAGCGGCGCAAAGCCGGCGTTGGCTGGCAGGGCGCCGCCCTCGGGGCCGTAGCCCCCCTCCGCGCCGTAGGCTTGCAGCCGGTAGGGAGCAAATGTGTACTGCACAAAAGGACGCGGCCGGCCGGTGGCGCTCGTGCCCAGCTGGTAGCGCAGGTAGGGCTGCACCCCGTAGCCGTAAGCCGCGGGGGTACTTAGCGGCACGTAGCCGCCCACCGCGTAGGCCCCCGCCAGAAAATGCCCCTTGCTGGGCGCCGCCGGGGCCGGGACTTCCAGCCCCAGCGCGCCCGACTGGGCATGGCCCGCCAAGGGCGTGAGCAATAGCACGAGCGAAGCCATTCGGAAAGAAAGAGCCATAACAAACAAAGAAAAGGGCGTGGGTACCGCCGGTTCAAGCCTGCCCAAGGTACAAGGTTTTGCAGGGATGGCCGGGCGGGCTACCGGGTAATCGTGGGGGCCCCGTGTGCAATTGGGAGGGGCGCGGCATCAAGGGAGAAAGCTGCTTTAACTTTCGTCCCATGCCTGCTCGCCCCACCTCCGTTCACATCCCGCAGCCCTGCGCCGAAAGCTGGGCCGCCATGACGCCCCGGGGCCCCGGCCGCCACTGCGCCGCCTGCCAAAAAACGGTGGTGGACTTCACCCAGAAAACGGACGCCGAAATCCTGGCCGTGTTACAGCACGCGGCCGGCCGCACCTGCGGCCGGTTCGCGGCGGGGCAGCTGGGCCGGCCCTTGCGGCCGCTGGCCGTGGGGGCCCCCAGCCGCTGGCAGGCCTGGCTGGCGGCCGCTGTGGCAGTGTGGGGGTTGCGGGAAGGCGCAGGCGCGGCGGCCCGGGCGCAGGTGCCGGTAGAGCAGGGGCCCCGACCAGTAGAACGAAAGGTGGGCCAAGCGGCGGCCGCTGTTGCGCCAACGGCTGTGGTGCTTCACGGGGTGGTACTGGACTCGGCTACCCGGCAGGGCTTGCCCGGCGTAACTGTTTTACTGAAAAGCACACTGATTGGCATCAGCACGGGTGATGACGGCCGCTTCGCGTTGGAAGTACCAACCGAACAGTTGAAGGCCGCTGGAAGGAAAGTGGTGATTTCTTTCGTGGGTTACATCTCGCAGGAAATTATTTTAGAAACTGTGGGTAACGCAGCCCAAATGCAAATCGTAATGCGTCCCTCACACGCGGATCTGGATGGACTGATTGTGATTAACCGCAAACCCTGGCCGTGGCACCCGCGCCGCTTCTACTACTGGCTCACCCGTCCCTTTCGCCGGGGCTAAATCAGCCATTCCGGCCAAACTTTTCGGGCCCCAAAAGCCTTTTTGGGGGGTATGAAATTTCTGCCTTTTGCCCTGGGTTTGCTGCTGGCTACCTCCTGCGCCACGCTCAAGCCTACGCCCACCACGCGCTTCAACCCCACCACTACCCGCGCCGAGCTGCCCCGCGAGGAGGCTCCGCACCCCAAAAACTCGCTGGAGTGGTGGTACCTCACCGGCCATCTCACCGACCAGACTACCGGCGAGCAGTTTGGCGTGGAGTACGTGTTTTTCCACTTCAACCTGAAGGACGGCAAGAGCGACTACCAGATGGTGAACGTGGCCCTGACCGACCCCCAGGGCCAGCAGTTTCGCTACGACTACAAGCTGGGCAAGCTGCCGCGCCCGCTCACCGACTCGCTGCCCGTGCGCTTGCGCGAGCACAAGGGGGCCCAGGTTTGGAAATTTGACGGGCAGGAAGGCCGCTACCAGCTGCAAGCGGCCCTCACCGGCAAGAAAAACGCGGGCTATGCCCTCGACCTACGCACCGCGCCCACCCGGCCCGTAGTGCTGCACGGCGGCGGCACCGGCTATGAGCACTACGGCAAGGGCATTGAAGCCGGCTACTACTCGTACCCGCGCCTGGCTACAACCGGCACCCTCACGGTGGGCGGCAAAACCCACCAGGTCGCCGGCGAAATGTGGTACGACCGCCAATGGAACTGCGCGGCCGTCGTGGATAAAAACACCGGCTGGGACTGGCTCAGCATCCAGCTCGACCAGCCCCGCGAGGAGCTGATGCTGTACTCTTTGCACAACCGCACCACCGGCGAAGCCCTCAGCAACGGCACCCTCAGCGGCGACGGCGGCCGCAACCTGCGCCTCACGGGGCCCGATTTCCAGCTCACGCCCCTCACGTACTGGACCAGCCCGAAATCGAAGAAAAAGTACCCCGCCAAGTGGCGCGTGCAGGTGCCCGGCCAGGGCTACGACCTCACCGTGGAGCCTCTGGTGCCCAACCAGGAACTTGCCCTGCGCTTCTTTCACGCCTTCACCATGTACTACTGGGAGGGCATGTGCCGCGTAACCGGCACCCACAACGGCCAGCCCGTAACGGGCAGAGCCTACGTGGAAATCACGAACCGCTAGGACTCAGTTAACAGTGAGCAATTAATAGTACCCTGCTCACTGTTAACTGCTCACTGGTTCAGCACGATGCGGAACGTGGTGCCGCGGCCCAGCTCGCTCCACTTCACGAAAAGCTTACCCTCGTGGTAGTTCTCGATGATGCGCTTGGCCAGGGCCAGGCCCAGGCCCCAGCCCCGGCGCTTGGTGGTGAAGCCGGGCATGAACACGCTCTCGAGCTTGTTTTTGGGGATACCCTTGCCCGTGTCGGTGATGTCGACGGCCACCTGGCGGCCGGGCGCGGCGCGGCGGTACCAGCTGCGGCGCACCCGCACCCGGCGCAGGTGCAGCGTGATGGCACCGCGGCCTTCCATGGCATCGACGGCATTTTTGCAGATGTTTTCCACCACCCAATCGAACAGCGGCACGTTCACGCGGGCGGGGGTGTCGAGCGGCAGGTCGGTTTCGATGGTGAACTTCACCTTCTTCGACACCCGGCTTTCGAGGTAGGCAATGGCGTTGCGCGTCACTTGCAGTAGGTTTTCGTCGTTGAGCACCGGCACCGAGCCGATGTTGCTGAACCGCTCGGTGATGATTTCCAGCCGCCGAATGTCCTTGCCCAGCTCCTCGATGATGGGCTCGTTGGCGAAGCGCTCCGACTCGCGCAGGTAGCTCTGCCAGCCCACCAGGCTGCTGAGCGGCGTACCCAGCTGGTGGGCCGTTTCCTTGGCCAGGCCCACCCACACGCGGTTTTGCTCCGAGCGCTTCGAGTAGCTGAAGGCGAAGTAGGCCATTACCGCCAGCGAGCTGATGACACCGAGCTGCACCAGCGGGTAGGTGCGCAGCTGGGCCAGCAGGTGCGAGTCGTTGTAGTAGATGTAGTCGCGGGCCCCGGCGGCGTACTCCACCACAATGGGCGGGTGGCGCTTTTTCATCAGGGCCAGCTCGTGGCGCAGGCGCGCCACCGAATCGGCCGGCGCCAAGTGGCGCGGAATGTCCACGTTGCGGGCCCCACCGATGACGCCCGCCTCGTTGGTGAAGATGATGGGGATCGTCTTGTTGACGTTGATAATCTGCTCCTGCACAAAGATGAGGCCGCCCTCCTCCTCCGTGTTCACGATGTAGCGCTGGGCCTTGGCGTACAGCTCAATCTGCTCCTGCTCGCGCCGCGCTACCTGCCGCACCAGAATGTTGGTGTACACCACCGTGGCCGCCCCGATGAGCAGGGCCCCCACCGCCACCAGTATTTTAACGCGGGATTTCTGGTCGTAAATCGGAATCATCAACGGGTTATCAAGAACGAACAAAGAACGTCATGCTGAGCGCAGCCGAAGCATCTCTTCCGCAGCAGTTAATTACTTACGTGGGAGAGATGCTTCGACAGTCTCAGCATGACATTC is a window from the Hymenobacter nivis genome containing:
- a CDS encoding ArsR/SmtB family transcription factor, with product MKPLLSRVEAQQLDRAAAMLKVLSHPKRLAIVDLLGKGKGKDNQLSVTDIYQALDLPQAIASQHLITLKDRGVLKSTKVGTKIYYSLAVPQLLKVIDTLEDYSSKV
- a CDS encoding amino acid permease; the encoded protein is MRSDNSLFRRKTIAAILQNPPADHEGPGGGLERHLTVRDLTGLGIAAIIGAGIFSTIGKASLDGGPAVSMLFVFTAVACAFSALCYAQFAATIPVSGSAYTYAYASFGELAAWIIGWALIMEYTVGNIVVAISWSDYFTSLMDGIGWHIPAYLSTGAQGAYQGYAAVVALMEAHLPLAQATPAQLEGYKIWNSAPVLFGDWHLVADVPAFGITVLITCLVYIGIKESKYASNLLVVLKLIVVAVVIAVGAFYIKPANWHPFAPHGVGGVLKGVSAVFFAYIGFDAISTTAEECKNPQRDLPRAMMYALIICTVLYVVITLVLTGMVSYTELGVGDPLSFVFAKVGLPRLSGLVAVSAVFAMASVLLVFQLGQPRIWLTMARDGLLPKVFTHIHPRFHTPSFATIITGIFVGVPALILNMDLVVDLTSIGTLFAFALVCGGILIIDPYGRSEARFTVPYLNGKWLVITILVIGGALLWHYNQAEVRTFAHLASFGEGYEGFRHQIPMLVFLLFCGGLAVVSFQKSLSLLPTLGLLINLYLMTQLGISNWVLFFIWLLIGLVVYFGYGYKHSRLGQAGAPVAS
- the hemA gene encoding glutamyl-tRNA reductase, which encodes MSHPFKAVSLSFKKAPLAIRELLALDEAACRRFLNALRQELGLSDLLVLSTCNRTEVYYAADDDRSREIILALGALKGRPDVGNFLPYFDLLTVADDAVQHLFDVAMGLDAQVVGDLQISNQVKMAYQWSADADAAGPFLHRLLHTIFFTNKRVQTETRFRDGAASMSYATVELAEELTADVANPRVLVVGLGEIGADVCRHLAGSKAFASVMLCNRTRSKADALAEECGSLRVVNFEDLTGALREADVIISSINRSEPFFTPELVQHLDVLSFKFFIDLSVPRSIAPDVELVPGVLVYNVDAIQSKASAALEMRLAAVPQVRAIIAESIAGMQSWAKEMLVSPIIQKVKATLEQLRLEELDRYQKKATPAESKLLDEVTRSLMQKVLKQQVLHLKAACQRDEAEAGQLMELLSNLFDLERQPVA
- a CDS encoding DMT family transporter, with the translated sequence MPVPTPPAALPVSIPAAVATASKTPLGAPAVAPAPPPTSAAAWGLLLLLAAIWGTSFILMKKGLVVFSALELGACRVSVAALLLLPFALRHVGRVERSRFKWLALSGVVGTLLPAFLFAYAETRLASGLAGVLNALTAVFALLVGALLFGQRLTGARTLGVGLGLLGTVVLMGLGGAGAATAPAGASNAWYGLYIVAATVGYGLSVNVIKYKLSGLKPLAVTAVLLLLIGGPALAYLLLGTGFVHKLTVAPGAWTAFGYIALLATMSTAVAMVLFNKLIQQSTALFASSSTYLIPIVALGLGALDGEAFNLWHAAGMAIILAGVFIIHRAR
- a CDS encoding ATP-binding protein gives rise to the protein MFVLDNPLMIPIYDQKSRVKILVAVGALLIGAATVVYTNILVRQVARREQEQIELYAKAQRYIVNTEEEGGLIFVQEQIINVNKTIPIIFTNEAGVIGGARNVDIPRHLAPADSVARLRHELALMKKRHPPIVVEYAAGARDYIYYNDSHLLAQLRTYPLVQLGVISSLAVMAYFAFSYSKRSEQNRVWVGLAKETAHQLGTPLSSLVGWQSYLRESERFANEPIIEELGKDIRRLEIITERFSNIGSVPVLNDENLLQVTRNAIAYLESRVSKKVKFTIETDLPLDTPARVNVPLFDWVVENICKNAVDAMEGRGAITLHLRRVRVRRSWYRRAAPGRQVAVDITDTGKGIPKNKLESVFMPGFTTKRRGWGLGLALAKRIIENYHEGKLFVKWSELGRGTTFRIVLNQ
- a CDS encoding carboxypeptidase-like regulatory domain-containing protein; amino-acid sequence: MPARPTSVHIPQPCAESWAAMTPRGPGRHCAACQKTVVDFTQKTDAEILAVLQHAAGRTCGRFAAGQLGRPLRPLAVGAPSRWQAWLAAAVAVWGLREGAGAAARAQVPVEQGPRPVERKVGQAAAAVAPTAVVLHGVVLDSATRQGLPGVTVLLKSTLIGISTGDDGRFALEVPTEQLKAAGRKVVISFVGYISQEIILETVGNAAQMQIVMRPSHADLDGLIVINRKPWPWHPRRFYYWLTRPFRRG
- a CDS encoding lipocalin family protein; this translates as MKFLPFALGLLLATSCATLKPTPTTRFNPTTTRAELPREEAPHPKNSLEWWYLTGHLTDQTTGEQFGVEYVFFHFNLKDGKSDYQMVNVALTDPQGQQFRYDYKLGKLPRPLTDSLPVRLREHKGAQVWKFDGQEGRYQLQAALTGKKNAGYALDLRTAPTRPVVLHGGGTGYEHYGKGIEAGYYSYPRLATTGTLTVGGKTHQVAGEMWYDRQWNCAAVVDKNTGWDWLSIQLDQPREELMLYSLHNRTTGEALSNGTLSGDGGRNLRLTGPDFQLTPLTYWTSPKSKKKYPAKWRVQVPGQGYDLTVEPLVPNQELALRFFHAFTMYYWEGMCRVTGTHNGQPVTGRAYVEITNR